The proteins below are encoded in one region of Phaseolus vulgaris cultivar G19833 chromosome 1, P. vulgaris v2.0, whole genome shotgun sequence:
- the LOC137815687 gene encoding uncharacterized protein has translation MVLSLEFSTQHRCLEKLEGKVKELLGQQESLQSDYEALQDTNGMLKDMLEETKLARIQQVQETIKTEMLMGDDVAALDSELLETTGKAIQLEAENVYMRQQNANWAEALAASDQKLKEDESAIATLTTEKVVLETDKAGFEAEKAKLWEEAADTFAEGFDFALEQLKCVFPEVDRSQLSIEFEVVDGKVVRP, from the coding sequence ATGGTGCTTTCTTTGGAATTCTCCACGCAACATCGCTGCCTCGAAAAGCTAGAGGGCAAGGTAAAGGAGCTGCTTGGCCAACAGGAGTCGCTGCAAAGTGACTATGAGGCTTTGCAAGACACCAATGGCATGCTGAAGGACATGCTGGAGGAAACCAAATTGGCGCGTATCCAACAAGTCCAAGAGACCATAAAAACTGAGATGCTGATGGGGGATGATGTCGCCGCCCTTGATTCTGAGCTGCTGGAGACCACTGGTAAGGCCATCCAACTCGAGGCTGAGAACGTCTATATGCGCCAACAGAATGCGAATTGGGCGGAGGCTCTCGCCGCGAGCGATCAGAAGCTTAAAGAAGACGAGTCGGCCATTGCCACCCTGACCACCGAGAAGGTTGTGCTTGAGACCGACAAGGCTGGGTTCGAGGCCGAGAAGGCCAAGCTATGGGAAGAGGCGGCCGACACCTTCGCTGAGGGTTTTGACTTCGCTCTCGAGCAACTCAAGTGTGTCTTCCCAGAGGTCGACCGTTCCCAACTATCTATAGAATTTGAGGTGGTGGACGGCAAGGTCGTTCGTCCCTGA